A genomic region of Persephonella marina EX-H1 contains the following coding sequences:
- a CDS encoding endonuclease MutS2, whose amino-acid sequence MLREMVKIREKDINLVEYDRFLEKLSELTVNEKTKEKIKKLRPLTEKNDVLKAVSVTDDFIDIVNKEGYFPLTEYPDIEEAIGLLSIEESILSPKEILDIGKILKISRDIKKVLSPYIKERENIQPLYRDLFSSREIERIIEDSIDPSGMVKDSASRDLLQIRKSIKEVEKTLISILENIINSHKYQDVIQERIITVRKDRYVIPVKQNFSSKIKGIIHDRSSSGQTVYIEPVNVVELNNRLSDLKIREHIEIRKILKFLTDILRNRLTDIRKTFDAVINFDYLYTVYKFSSEYKGVFPGVSDQLNLIEARHPLFLMNSKDFVPVDIKIEKSKKGLVITGPNTGGKTVTLKTAGLLSMIFQTGIPIPVSEGSEIPVFDWVYADIGDMQSIEQNLSTYSAHIKNIQEILERITERSLVLLDELIPGTDPDEGSAIGIGIMEKIKEKNAYCMITTHFKQIKMFALSDDYFEVASVGFDRENLTPTYSIHYRSVGQSMAFYIAERLGFDADILHRARRYLSESSLKLSEAIEKLERYKEAYEKEHSELVRLKKQLKMDQERYSKLVKELEEEKKKRWRSATKEVEEYIENLRKEGYRILDEIKKKPTGKELERFIIQKKRDIEGIIPEEDQSAESIDIGDNVKIKGKSTVGEVISVREDRANVNFNGIKIWVKLSELEKVEKEKKDKEKRFKIRKSVTPVGKPEIKLIGKTKEEALRELSDFIDKAVVEGFTTLRIIHGYGSGILRKAVREYLDRLPYNISYEDAPYHEGGMGVTVVHIK is encoded by the coding sequence TTGCTTAGAGAGATGGTAAAGATAAGGGAGAAAGATATAAATCTTGTTGAGTATGACAGATTTCTGGAAAAACTGTCTGAACTTACTGTAAATGAGAAAACAAAGGAAAAGATAAAAAAACTCAGACCTTTAACGGAGAAAAATGATGTTTTAAAAGCTGTTTCGGTTACAGATGATTTTATAGATATTGTAAATAAGGAGGGATACTTCCCATTAACGGAGTATCCTGATATTGAAGAGGCTATAGGTCTTCTATCAATAGAGGAAAGTATTCTTTCACCAAAGGAGATCCTTGATATAGGGAAGATACTTAAGATATCAAGGGATATTAAGAAAGTTCTCTCACCTTATATAAAGGAAAGGGAAAATATACAGCCATTGTACAGGGATCTTTTCTCCTCAAGGGAGATAGAGAGGATAATAGAGGACAGTATTGATCCTTCAGGTATGGTTAAGGATTCTGCTAGCAGGGATCTTTTACAGATAAGAAAAAGTATAAAAGAGGTTGAGAAAACGCTTATATCAATACTTGAGAACATTATAAACAGCCATAAGTATCAGGATGTAATACAGGAGAGAATAATAACTGTAAGAAAGGACAGGTATGTCATCCCTGTAAAACAGAACTTCTCATCAAAGATAAAAGGTATCATACACGACAGATCATCATCAGGACAGACAGTTTATATTGAACCTGTAAATGTTGTTGAGCTTAACAACAGGCTCTCAGACCTTAAGATAAGAGAGCATATAGAGATTAGAAAGATACTTAAATTTCTGACCGATATTCTGAGAAACAGGCTTACAGATATAAGAAAAACATTTGATGCTGTAATCAACTTTGACTATCTTTACACTGTATACAAATTTTCCTCAGAGTATAAAGGTGTTTTTCCGGGAGTTTCAGATCAGCTTAACCTGATAGAAGCAAGACATCCACTCTTTCTGATGAACTCAAAGGATTTTGTACCTGTAGATATAAAGATAGAAAAATCAAAAAAGGGTCTCGTGATAACAGGTCCAAACACAGGTGGAAAAACTGTTACACTTAAGACAGCGGGACTTTTATCCATGATATTCCAGACGGGGATACCTATTCCCGTATCAGAGGGAAGTGAGATACCTGTTTTTGACTGGGTATACGCAGATATAGGAGATATGCAGAGCATAGAGCAGAACCTCTCCACATACTCTGCACATATAAAGAATATTCAGGAGATACTTGAGAGAATAACGGAAAGATCACTTGTTCTACTAGATGAGCTTATTCCAGGAACAGATCCTGATGAGGGATCTGCTATAGGTATAGGTATCATGGAAAAGATAAAGGAGAAGAACGCCTACTGTATGATAACCACTCATTTCAAACAGATAAAGATGTTTGCCCTTTCTGATGACTATTTTGAGGTTGCTTCTGTAGGTTTTGACAGGGAAAACCTGACCCCAACATACAGTATTCATTACAGATCAGTAGGTCAGAGTATGGCTTTTTACATAGCTGAGAGACTTGGATTTGATGCAGATATTCTCCACAGGGCAAGAAGATATCTGTCTGAAAGCTCACTTAAGCTCTCAGAGGCTATTGAAAAACTTGAGAGATATAAAGAAGCCTATGAGAAGGAGCACTCAGAACTTGTCAGACTGAAAAAACAGCTGAAAATGGATCAGGAGAGATACTCAAAACTTGTGAAGGAGCTTGAAGAGGAAAAGAAGAAAAGATGGAGGTCAGCAACTAAGGAGGTTGAAGAGTATATTGAAAATCTGAGAAAAGAGGGTTACAGGATACTGGATGAGATAAAGAAAAAGCCGACTGGAAAAGAGCTTGAGAGATTTATCATACAGAAGAAGAGAGATATAGAGGGCATCATCCCTGAAGAAGATCAGTCAGCTGAATCTATAGATATTGGGGATAATGTAAAGATAAAAGGTAAAAGTACTGTAGGAGAGGTTATATCTGTAAGGGAAGACAGGGCAAATGTGAACTTTAATGGTATCAAGATATGGGTTAAGCTCTCAGAGCTTGAGAAGGTGGAGAAAGAAAAGAAAGATAAGGAGAAGAGATTTAAGATCAGAAAATCTGTAACTCCAGTAGGAAAGCCTGAGATAAAGCTTATAGGAAAAACAAAGGAAGAGGCATTAAGGGAGCTTTCTGACTTTATAGATAAAGCTGTTGTTGAGGGATTTACAACCTTAAGGATAATCCATGGTTATGGATCGGGAATACTGAGAAAAGCTGTCAGGGAATATTTAGACAGACTGCCTTATAATATTAGCTACGAGGATGCACCTTACCATGAGGGAGGTATGGGTGTTACAGTTGTTCACATAAAATAA
- a CDS encoding type 1 glutamine amidotransferase domain-containing protein, translated as MKKIAILLEDLVEDVEFIYPLYRFMEEGYVVDVLAPRVGEFSGKKGMIFHASKRVDPDMADYYDAVFVPGGYAPDRFRRDKETIEFIRNMYKKGKIVAAICHGPWALISAKIVKGKRITAFFSIRDDIENAGAIYTGKPVEVDGNIVTATDPKAMPEMMKILTAMLRER; from the coding sequence ATGAAAAAGATAGCTATTCTTCTTGAGGATCTTGTTGAGGATGTTGAGTTTATATACCCACTTTACAGATTTATGGAAGAGGGTTATGTAGTTGATGTTTTAGCTCCGAGGGTTGGAGAGTTTTCAGGAAAGAAAGGTATGATCTTCCACGCATCTAAGAGGGTTGATCCTGATATGGCAGACTACTATGATGCGGTTTTTGTTCCGGGAGGATACGCACCCGACAGATTCAGAAGGGACAAGGAAACGATTGAGTTTATAAGGAATATGTATAAAAAAGGAAAGATTGTAGCGGCTATATGCCATGGACCCTGGGCGTTAATATCTGCAAAGATAGTAAAAGGAAAGAGGATAACAGCATTTTTCTCAATAAGGGATGATATAGAAAATGCAGGTGCTATTTATACCGGAAAGCCTGTTGAGGTTGATGGTAATATTGTGACAGCAACAGACCCTAAAGCCATGCCTGAGATGATGAAGATACTGACAGCAATGCTGAGAGAGAGATGA
- a CDS encoding ROK family protein, whose product MRRYLGIDIGGTFIKFVYKKGDDIEKGKVYIREIISKNRPDLIVDEIRKIVKKYRPDILGVAVAGLIDKKTGVLTASPNIKPLENFPFKDELENSLKIPVYIENDASLAAYGEYLYGAGKGSEILICLTLGTGLGGGAVINGKLLTGVSGSAMEIGHTTIEMDGLPCHCGRKGCLESYVSSYGLERIYYLYTDQKISSSQIITLANEGDLTAMRSMERFSEYLSVGLMNIVHIFNPDRIVLAGGITENYPAVVDMAVSNLKNIAFHLPFRDLTVKRAELKEFSGAYGALGYAENESR is encoded by the coding sequence ATGAGAAGATATCTTGGGATTGATATAGGCGGAACTTTTATAAAGTTCGTATACAAAAAAGGTGATGATATAGAGAAAGGGAAGGTTTACATAAGAGAGATAATCTCAAAAAACAGACCTGATCTTATAGTAGATGAGATAAGGAAGATAGTAAAAAAATACAGACCTGATATTTTAGGAGTTGCTGTAGCAGGTCTTATAGACAAAAAGACAGGAGTTTTAACAGCATCGCCCAATATAAAGCCTTTGGAGAACTTCCCATTTAAAGATGAGCTTGAAAACTCTTTAAAGATACCTGTTTATATTGAGAATGACGCATCTCTCGCTGCATACGGGGAGTATCTTTACGGAGCAGGGAAGGGGTCTGAGATACTTATATGCCTTACACTTGGAACGGGTCTTGGTGGAGGAGCTGTCATAAATGGAAAACTTCTTACGGGTGTATCAGGCTCAGCTATGGAGATAGGTCATACAACCATTGAGATGGACGGTCTCCCATGCCACTGCGGGAGAAAAGGATGTCTTGAGTCCTATGTATCGTCGTACGGGCTTGAGAGGATATACTACCTTTACACAGATCAGAAGATAAGCTCATCGCAGATAATAACACTTGCAAACGAAGGTGATCTTACAGCTATGAGATCTATGGAAAGATTTTCCGAGTATCTTTCAGTAGGATTGATGAATATCGTTCATATATTTAACCCTGACAGGATTGTTCTTGCTGGAGGTATAACGGAGAACTATCCTGCTGTTGTAGATATGGCTGTATCAAATCTCAAAAATATAGCCTTTCACCTTCCGTTCAGGGATCTTACTGTTAAAAGGGCGGAATTAAAAGAGTTCAGCGGTGCTTATGGGGCTCTTGGGTATGCGGAAAATGAAAGTAGGTAA
- the secF gene encoding protein translocase subunit SecF: MRNFLNEPPNIDFLKIKKQGYIFSILLVLLSLGVIFTKGFNFGLDFTGGTSIQVRFSEPVNTGDVRNALRIVNLQDSVIQEIGTDKREYEIRVSLKKGKSAEIYAKVKKALDEKFKDKYEIRKMDYIGAVVGEELRKASVYSIVAVLVAILIYVSYRFEPVFSLGAVIPLFHDAIITLGIFALFGIEVNLAVIAAILTVLGYSLNDTIIIFDRIRENIKIRGKKNLQLLVNQSINENLARTIITSGTTLFSVLALYLFGGESLKGFALALLIGIVFGTYSSIYVASPIIVDLERFLRKKTSGSKAEKEKAPQV, translated from the coding sequence ATGAGAAATTTTCTGAACGAGCCTCCAAATATAGATTTTTTAAAGATAAAAAAACAGGGGTACATATTCTCCATACTTCTTGTACTTCTGAGTCTCGGTGTTATTTTCACAAAGGGTTTTAATTTCGGTCTTGATTTTACAGGTGGGACATCTATACAGGTTAGATTTTCTGAGCCTGTTAATACAGGAGATGTGAGGAACGCCTTAAGGATAGTGAATCTTCAGGACTCTGTGATCCAGGAGATAGGAACTGACAAAAGGGAGTATGAGATAAGGGTCTCTCTGAAAAAGGGAAAGTCTGCTGAAATATACGCAAAGGTTAAAAAAGCTCTTGATGAGAAATTTAAGGATAAGTATGAGATCAGAAAGATGGACTATATAGGAGCTGTTGTTGGTGAGGAGCTGAGAAAGGCAAGCGTTTACTCCATAGTTGCCGTTCTTGTGGCTATACTGATATACGTCAGCTACAGGTTTGAGCCTGTTTTCTCACTTGGAGCTGTTATCCCCCTTTTCCATGATGCTATTATCACACTTGGTATCTTTGCCCTTTTCGGGATAGAGGTTAATCTTGCTGTTATAGCGGCTATACTTACAGTTCTGGGATACTCTCTTAACGACACAATAATAATATTTGACAGGATAAGGGAGAATATAAAGATAAGAGGTAAGAAAAATCTACAGCTTCTTGTGAATCAGAGTATAAATGAGAACCTTGCAAGAACAATAATAACTTCAGGAACAACACTTTTCTCCGTTTTAGCTCTATACCTTTTCGGTGGTGAGTCTTTAAAAGGATTTGCTTTAGCACTTTTAATAGGTATAGTATTTGGAACATACTCATCTATATATGTTGCATCACCGATAATTGTTGATCTTGAAAGATTCTTAAGGAAAAAAACATCAGGATCAAAAGCCGAGAAAGAGAAAGCTCCTCAGGTCTGA
- the secD gene encoding protein translocase subunit SecD: MKEDIKLKLVVVFAILVASLYFIFTKPIKLGLDLQGGMSIVLEVDVDHVINTQYKQLVRDIEKKLKDNGIEVLSGKVVNGKAVVSLLDPTTVNRALKIIKDEFPQVKVETENGNLVVQLLPWELDRIKKMTVQQAVETLRNRIDEFGTLNPNIAKMGERRILVELPGVVDPERAKSIIGKTAQLELLEVVDTAFSKEELLKKYPDGLPEGTKILEGPEEHINGQTVKEWFLVKDTPIVTGSMLKDARTTIDQSGKPAVNFELTSEGAEIFGEATAKMIGKRLAIVLDNKVISAPVVRSRISSAGQITGNFTPEEAADLAIVLRAGALPAPVHILEERVIGPTLGKDSIEKTVNAGIAALVLVGLFMLWRYAVSGFISIVALIFNGILLWAVMVFLDVTLTLPGIAGIILNIGMAVDANVIIFERIKEEMKRGRTLRVAVEEGFKRAWDAILDAQITTLIAAFVLFQFGTGPLKGFAATLSIGTITSIFTALFVTKLFLDIVLGGRKSLKYAF; this comes from the coding sequence TTGAAAGAGGATATAAAACTGAAGTTAGTGGTTGTATTCGCAATCCTTGTAGCCTCACTTTACTTTATATTCACAAAACCTATCAAGCTTGGACTTGACCTTCAGGGAGGGATGAGTATAGTCCTTGAGGTTGATGTTGATCACGTTATAAACACACAGTACAAACAGCTCGTAAGGGATATAGAGAAAAAGCTGAAGGATAACGGAATAGAGGTTCTAAGCGGCAAGGTTGTAAACGGTAAAGCTGTTGTATCACTTCTTGATCCAACAACTGTAAACAGAGCTTTAAAGATAATAAAAGATGAGTTTCCACAGGTAAAGGTGGAGACGGAGAACGGAAATCTTGTAGTTCAGCTACTGCCCTGGGAGCTTGACAGGATAAAGAAGATGACAGTCCAGCAGGCTGTTGAGACTCTGAGAAACAGAATTGATGAGTTTGGCACATTAAACCCCAATATTGCAAAGATGGGAGAGAGGAGAATACTTGTTGAACTCCCAGGTGTTGTTGATCCTGAAAGGGCAAAATCAATCATAGGTAAAACGGCACAGCTTGAGCTTTTAGAGGTTGTAGACACAGCATTCAGTAAAGAGGAGCTTCTTAAAAAATACCCTGATGGTCTTCCTGAAGGAACGAAGATACTTGAAGGTCCTGAGGAACATATAAACGGACAGACAGTGAAAGAGTGGTTTCTTGTAAAGGACACACCTATAGTAACAGGTTCAATGCTTAAAGATGCAAGAACAACGATAGATCAATCCGGAAAGCCCGCTGTTAATTTTGAGTTAACCTCTGAAGGAGCGGAGATATTCGGTGAAGCAACAGCAAAGATGATCGGAAAAAGACTTGCAATAGTCCTTGATAACAAGGTTATATCCGCTCCAGTTGTAAGATCAAGGATATCATCAGCAGGTCAGATAACAGGTAATTTCACACCTGAGGAAGCTGCCGATCTTGCTATAGTTTTAAGGGCGGGGGCTTTACCTGCACCTGTTCACATACTTGAAGAGAGGGTTATAGGTCCAACACTTGGTAAGGACTCAATAGAAAAAACTGTTAATGCAGGTATAGCTGCTCTTGTTCTTGTCGGACTTTTTATGCTCTGGAGATACGCCGTATCAGGATTTATATCAATTGTGGCACTTATATTTAACGGTATACTTCTTTGGGCTGTTATGGTATTCCTTGATGTTACACTTACACTTCCTGGTATAGCAGGTATAATCCTGAATATAGGTATGGCTGTTGATGCTAACGTTATCATATTTGAAAGGATAAAAGAGGAGATGAAAAGGGGAAGAACATTAAGGGTTGCTGTTGAAGAAGGATTTAAAAGAGCATGGGATGCCATACTTGATGCCCAGATAACAACACTCATAGCTGCATTTGTCCTTTTCCAGTTTGGAACTGGTCCTTTAAAAGGTTTTGCTGCAACCCTATCAATAGGAACTATAACATCAATATTTACCGCACTTTTTGTTACAAAACTTTTCCTTGATATAGTTCTTGGCGGTAGAAAATCACTTAAATACGCATTTTAG
- a CDS encoding glucose-6-phosphate isomerase: MIRIDYTNVMAETIGERDGILREELLSFRHFVIETHARIQKEKERKFYFAKLPYQDTQEIKEFAKEISERFDYFVLIGIGGSSLGAQMLFESLKSINHNIYDRPKFFIMDNVDPDKFSSILEIIDIEKTCFNVVSKSGSTVETIANFAIVLDILKKRLGERWNEHLVFTTDPEKGFLKRFGEENNIKILHVPPKVGGRFSVLSPVGIFPAAVLGIDIDQLLEGAKKMDLVCSIEEHVEHNPAYLIAITHYIANMRRGKTISVMMPYSEKLSSFVDWYRQLWAESLGKDGLGQTPVKALGTVDQHSQIQLYRDGLRDKIITFIQVERRAEDFKIPDEIPEDIHYLSGHTLHEILNKELLGTKAALIKSKVPNITISMDKISPYNIGMLIYLYEMATGFSGYLYKINPFDQPAVEEGKNFTYALMGREGYSQKLEEFEELYKEKYKIEIQ, translated from the coding sequence GTGATAAGGATAGATTACACAAATGTTATGGCTGAAACTATAGGCGAGAGGGACGGTATACTAAGGGAGGAGCTACTGTCATTCAGACATTTTGTTATAGAAACACACGCAAGAATACAGAAGGAAAAGGAGAGAAAGTTTTACTTCGCAAAGCTTCCATACCAGGACACACAGGAGATAAAAGAGTTCGCAAAAGAGATATCTGAAAGATTTGATTACTTTGTTCTCATAGGTATTGGTGGGTCTTCACTTGGAGCCCAGATGCTTTTTGAGAGTTTAAAAAGCATAAATCATAATATCTATGACAGGCCTAAATTTTTCATAATGGATAATGTAGATCCAGACAAGTTCAGCTCAATTCTGGAAATTATAGATATTGAGAAAACATGTTTTAATGTTGTCTCAAAATCAGGTTCAACTGTTGAGACTATAGCAAACTTCGCCATAGTTCTTGATATTCTGAAAAAGAGATTAGGTGAAAGATGGAATGAGCATCTCGTTTTCACAACAGACCCTGAAAAGGGTTTTTTAAAGAGATTTGGTGAAGAAAACAATATAAAGATACTTCACGTTCCACCAAAGGTTGGAGGTAGGTTTTCAGTTTTATCTCCTGTAGGAATATTTCCTGCAGCTGTTCTTGGGATAGATATAGATCAGCTCCTTGAAGGTGCTAAAAAGATGGATCTTGTATGCTCAATTGAGGAGCATGTTGAACATAATCCTGCCTATCTTATAGCAATAACACATTACATAGCAAATATGAGAAGGGGAAAAACAATATCAGTTATGATGCCATACAGTGAGAAACTCTCATCATTTGTTGACTGGTACAGACAGCTCTGGGCTGAGAGTTTAGGAAAGGATGGACTTGGACAGACACCAGTAAAGGCTCTTGGAACTGTAGATCAGCATTCACAGATACAGCTGTACAGAGACGGTCTGAGAGACAAGATAATAACATTCATCCAGGTTGAGAGAAGGGCAGAGGATTTTAAGATCCCGGATGAGATCCCGGAGGATATACATTACCTATCCGGACATACATTACACGAGATACTTAACAAAGAACTCCTTGGAACAAAAGCGGCTCTTATAAAAAGCAAGGTTCCAAATATAACCATATCTATGGATAAAATCTCACCATACAATATAGGGATGCTCATATACCTTTACGAGATGGCAACAGGATTCTCAGGTTATCTGTACAAGATAAATCCTTTTGATCAGCCGGCTGTTGAGGAAGGTAAAAATTTCACTTACGCTCTTATGGGAAGAGAAGGTTACAGCCAGAAACTTGAAGAGTTTGAGGAGCTGTACAAGGAAAAATACAAGATAGAGATACAGTAA
- the serS gene encoding serine--tRNA ligase: MLDIKLIRSNPEFVKERLSKRDPAYEKMIDEILDVDEERRRIIKEVEDLKAEKNRLSKEIGLLFREGKKEEAEKVKDEVQAKNKKIERLERDLKDIEKRFNYLLLTVPNIPHETVPVGEDEEDNVEIRRWGEPRKFDFEPLPHWDIGEKLGILDFERGAKLSGSRFTVMYSEAARLERALINFMLDLHTKEHGYTEVWTPVLVRSEILVGTGQLPKFEEDLYRISEEDLYLLPTAEVSLTNLHAGEILKEEELPKYYTAYTPCFRREAGSHGKDVRGILRQHQFDKVELVKIVKPEDSYEELEKLVREAEKVLQLLELPYRVVELCTGDLGFSAAKTYDIEVWIPSQKRYREISSCSNTEDFQARRAKIRFKDKDGKNRFVHTLNGSGLAVGRTLLAIMENYQREDGSFDIPEILKKYM; the protein is encoded by the coding sequence ATGTTAGATATAAAGCTGATTAGATCTAACCCTGAATTTGTGAAGGAGAGATTATCAAAGAGAGACCCTGCATACGAGAAGATGATTGATGAGATACTTGATGTTGACGAGGAGAGGAGAAGGATAATAAAGGAGGTTGAGGATCTCAAAGCAGAGAAAAACAGACTATCTAAAGAGATAGGTCTTCTTTTCAGAGAAGGTAAAAAAGAAGAAGCAGAAAAAGTAAAGGATGAGGTTCAGGCAAAAAACAAAAAGATAGAGAGGCTTGAGAGGGATCTTAAGGATATTGAAAAAAGGTTTAACTACCTTCTTCTCACAGTTCCAAACATTCCCCATGAGACAGTCCCAGTAGGTGAGGATGAGGAGGACAACGTTGAGATAAGAAGATGGGGAGAACCGAGAAAGTTTGATTTTGAACCTCTACCACACTGGGATATTGGGGAAAAACTCGGGATACTTGATTTTGAAAGGGGAGCTAAACTTTCAGGCTCAAGATTTACAGTTATGTACAGTGAAGCAGCAAGATTAGAGAGAGCGTTGATAAACTTTATGCTTGATCTTCATACAAAAGAACACGGATACACAGAGGTATGGACGCCTGTCCTTGTCAGATCAGAGATACTTGTAGGAACAGGACAGCTACCAAAATTTGAGGAAGACCTTTACAGAATAAGTGAGGAGGATCTTTATCTCCTTCCAACAGCTGAGGTATCACTCACAAACCTGCATGCTGGAGAGATACTGAAGGAGGAAGAACTCCCAAAGTACTACACTGCGTACACACCCTGTTTTAGAAGGGAAGCAGGATCTCACGGAAAAGATGTGAGAGGAATTCTCAGACAGCACCAGTTTGATAAGGTTGAGCTTGTTAAGATAGTAAAACCAGAAGACTCGTATGAAGAGCTTGAAAAGCTTGTAAGAGAGGCCGAAAAGGTATTACAGCTGCTTGAGCTTCCATACAGGGTTGTTGAGCTTTGCACAGGTGATCTCGGTTTTTCAGCAGCAAAAACATATGATATAGAGGTATGGATACCTTCACAGAAAAGGTACAGGGAGATATCTTCATGCTCAAACACAGAGGACTTTCAGGCGAGGAGAGCGAAGATAAGATTTAAGGATAAAGATGGTAAAAACAGGTTTGTTCACACACTTAACGGATCAGGTCTTGCAGTAGGAAGAACACTCCTTGCGATAATGGAGAACTACCAGAGGGAAGACGGAAGTTTTGATATTCCGGAGATCTTAAAAAAATATATGTAA
- a CDS encoding tetratricopeptide repeat protein, translating into MATDAFNLLQQAINAYKTENYEMAIVYLDDAIVQDPDIPEVYFWRGKVAVKDLNDEVVETAIAEFTQAINLKPDYWEAYFERGKVHLYFERLKEAEADFKKVVELNPDFKDVYSYLAQIEIQRGNDSKAMEYLNNVTEGGDYKYYYNLGKIFLNAKSYKAAIENLSKALSENKYLVDGYYLRAKAYEALEMYKEALQDLKSAAMLMPEEKKFFTDMANVYFKKAKRKADEGDIRRSADLFVEGLKINYNLKIEPEYERILEEAAKDAMSKGEYQQAVLYLEFAERVVENQYEDQLDYETYFRKMQDIQSLMKEAVKGLPLKERIKKKLNDIYAK; encoded by the coding sequence ATGGCTACGGACGCTTTTAACTTACTACAGCAGGCTATAAACGCATATAAAACAGAAAATTATGAGATGGCGATCGTTTATCTTGATGATGCTATTGTTCAGGATCCAGATATACCGGAAGTATACTTCTGGAGGGGGAAAGTTGCCGTTAAGGATCTTAATGATGAGGTTGTGGAGACAGCGATCGCTGAGTTTACTCAGGCTATAAATCTCAAACCAGATTACTGGGAAGCTTACTTTGAAAGGGGAAAAGTTCATCTTTACTTTGAGAGACTGAAGGAGGCTGAAGCTGACTTCAAAAAGGTTGTTGAGCTCAATCCGGATTTCAAGGATGTGTACTCCTACCTTGCACAGATAGAAATCCAGAGGGGAAATGACTCAAAAGCTATGGAATATCTCAATAATGTTACGGAAGGTGGAGATTACAAGTATTACTACAACCTTGGAAAGATATTTTTAAATGCAAAAAGCTATAAAGCTGCTATTGAAAACCTTTCAAAAGCTTTAAGTGAAAACAAGTATCTTGTTGATGGATACTACCTGAGGGCAAAGGCCTATGAAGCTCTTGAGATGTATAAGGAGGCTCTTCAGGATCTGAAGTCTGCAGCCATGCTTATGCCTGAAGAGAAAAAGTTTTTCACAGATATGGCAAATGTTTACTTTAAGAAAGCAAAAAGAAAGGCTGATGAAGGGGATATAAGAAGATCAGCAGATCTTTTTGTAGAGGGACTTAAGATAAACTACAACCTTAAGATAGAACCTGAGTATGAGAGGATTCTTGAAGAGGCTGCTAAGGACGCTATGAGTAAAGGTGAGTATCAGCAGGCTGTTTTATACCTTGAGTTTGCAGAGAGGGTTGTTGAAAACCAGTATGAGGATCAGCTTGATTACGAGACATACTTCAGGAAGATGCAGGATATCCAGTCACTTATGAAAGAGGCTGTTAAAGGACTACCTCTTAAAGAGAGGATAAAGAAAAAACTTAACGATATATACGCAAAGTAG